From a single Sander vitreus isolate 19-12246 chromosome 4, sanVit1, whole genome shotgun sequence genomic region:
- the LOC144517341 gene encoding histone H3: protein MARTKQTARKSTGGKAPRKQLATKAARKSAPATGGVKKPHRYRPGTVALREIRRYQKSTELLIRKLPFQRLVREIAQDFKTDLRFQSSAVMALQEASEAYLVGLFEDTNLCAIHAKRVTIMPKDIQLARRIRGERA, encoded by the coding sequence ATGgcaagaaccaagcagaccgcTCGTAAATCTACCGGAGGTAAAGCCCCCAGGAAGCAGCTGGCCACCAAGGCTGCCCGTAAGAGCGCCCCGGCCACCGGCGGCGTGAAGAAGCCTCACCGTTACAGGCCCGGTACCGTGGCTCTGAGAGAGATCCGTCGCTACCAGAAATCCACGGAGCTGCTGATCCGCAAACTGCCCTTCCAGCGTCTGGTCAGAGAAATCGCTCAGGACTTCAAGACCGACCTGCGCTTCCAGAGCTCCGCCGTCATGGCTCTGCAGGAGGCCAGCGAGGCTTACCTGGTCGGCCTGTTCGAGGACACCAATCTGTGCGCCATCCACGCCAAGAGGGTCACCATCATGCCCAAAGACATCCAGCTGGCCCGCCGCATCCGCGGAGAGAGGGCTTAA